In Triticum urartu cultivar G1812 chromosome 6, Tu2.1, whole genome shotgun sequence, the following proteins share a genomic window:
- the LOC125516831 gene encoding uncharacterized protein LOC125516831: MDLRWSVEVKGGETLRSAPVLNGRRGVVTHVSLVHPPPSAAGGGQRVEVVEAYVKTVDGTLELASLSSERPRAELPRPVLVMGLDLFCSRVRRQGGDPTGDVAVAVRFEGLFNDGYVLPPPLEDEEDHMLWSSEDDDDDDSGAEDDESVGSDSEDYDEDDSSGEEEESDDEVDGQEAMESSAHNDMLLQMVHPSKFVLEGGSAPRFAAAGKTAGFMQVAATERQDEADLMQILVLFRYTRFSPSSCGVEARRSTKEHQLRFIATGEHTARSLEWAGSSLGLLIYPHGFRKKLQELWSSLASKVSVPPGARRVEVFVDVGLLRRADYTLASMRHMCAALEGMVAKPWPGRFTGMELHLPEPVRCTRDADERPAKQRKVVAAGQECCTDVGEQPANRRRVVAAGEDCPVCWQLLEGDDLAAWPGCGKPHVFHGACLEQVLKMSETCPLCRRNLYIEPKMVAASYT; the protein is encoded by the coding sequence ATGGACCTCCGCTGGTCCGTCGAGGTCAAGGGCGGCGAGACCCTGAGATCAGCGCCCGTGCTGAACGGCCGCCGCGGCGTCGTCACCCACGTGTCCCTCGTCCACCCGCCGCCGAGCGCAGCTGGCGGCGGACAGCGCGTCGAAGTCGTGGAAGCCTACGTCAAGACCGTCGACGGCACCCTCGAGCTCGCGTCGCTGTCGTCCGAGAGGCCGCGCGCGGAGCTGCCGCGACCGGTGCTGGTGATGGGCCTCGATCTCTTCTGCTCTCGCGTGAGGCGACAGGGCGGCGACCCCACTGGTGATGTGGCGGTCGCCGTTCGGTTTGAGGGTCTCTTCAACGACGGTTACGTTCTTCCTCCGCCGTTGGAGGACGAAGAGGATCATATGCTGTGGTCGTCGGAGGATGACGACGATGACGACAGCGGGGCCGAGGACGACGAGTCGGTGGGTTCGGATTCGGAAGACTACGACGAAGATGACAGcagcggcgaggaggaggagagcgacgACGAGGTTGACGGACAAGAGGCCATGGAGAGCAGCGCCCACAATGACATGCTGCTACAGATGGTACACCCCAGCAAGTTCGTCCTCGAGGGAGGTTCGGCGCCGCGGTTCGCCGCCGCTGGGAAGACGGCCGGCTTCATGCAGGTCGCCGCCACGGAGAGGCAAGACGAAGCCGACCTCATGCAGATCCTCGTGCTCTTCCGCTACACCCGCTTCTCGCCATCATCGTGCGGCGTGGAAGCGCGCAGGAGCACGAAAGAGCACCAGCTCCGGTTCATAGCCACAGGCGAACACACGGCGAGGTCGCTGGAGTGGGCCGGATCGTCGCTGGGCCTGCTGATATACCCCCATGGCTTCAGGAAGAAGCTCCAGGAGCTATGGTCCAGCTTGGCGTCGAAGGTGAGCGTCCCGCCGGGAGCAAGACGCGTCGAGGTGTTCGTCGACGTTGGCCTCCTCCGGCGAGCGGACTACACGCTAGCGAGCATGCGGCACATGTGCGCCGCGCTGGAGGGCATGGTGGCGAAGCCGTGGCCCGGGCGCTTCACCGGCATGGAGCTGCACTTGCCAGAGCCGGTGCGGTGCACCAGGGACGCCGACGAGCGGCCGGCAAAGCAGAGGAAGGTCGTTGCAGCCGGGCAGGAGTGCTGCACGGACGTCGGTGAGCAGCCGGCGAACCGAAGGAGGGTTGTTGCCGCCGGGGAGGATTGCCCCGTCTGCTGGCAGCTGCTGGAGGGCGACGACCTCGCCGCGTGGCCGGGCTGCGGCAAGCCCCACGTCTTCCATGGCGCGTGCCTGGAGCAAGTCCTCAAGATGAGCGAGACGTGCCCGCTTTGCAGGCGCAACCTGTACATCGAGCCCAAGATGGTAGCCGCCAGCTACACCTAG